One window of the Mytilus galloprovincialis chromosome 14, xbMytGall1.hap1.1, whole genome shotgun sequence genome contains the following:
- the LOC143059775 gene encoding eukaryotic translation initiation factor eIF1-like, which translates to MTSISTTFGQTLDPFKDASVDEDGTAGVQEGLIHIRIQQRNGRKTLTTVQGISPDYDLKKIVKACKKEFACNGTVVEHPEYGEVIQLQGDQRTHIRDFLKIIGIAREDQLKVHGF; encoded by the exons ATGACAAGTATCAGCACAACTTTTGGTCAGACCCTTG ACCCGTTCAAGGATGCTTCGGTTGATGAAGATGGGACAGCTGGTGTACAAGAAGGATTAATCCACATACGTATTCAGCAGAGAAATGGCAGAAAAACATTGACCACCGTCCAGGGAATATCTCCAGATTATGACCTCAAAAAGATTGTTAAAGCTTGTAAAAAG GAATTTGCGTGCAATGGAACAGTGGTTGAACATCCAGAATACGGAGAAGTTATCCAGTTACAGGGAGACCAGAGAACGCATATAAGGGACTTTCTTAAAATCATAGGCATTGCAAGAGAAGACCAACTCAAg gTGCACGGTTTCTGA